Proteins encoded in a region of the Oscarella lobularis chromosome 17, ooOscLobu1.1, whole genome shotgun sequence genome:
- the LOC136197314 gene encoding MRG/MORF4L-binding protein-like yields MDDEIVWTPELEIELFHSMQGHKPVGVSRHFQMVHIHDKLSRATNRTFTITQIWDHLKSMYNLDELNDLESNPFPMDQKDFCLPEDYGCELDNDDKVAPALKSGSIPPSPILPESPGTGRRKRTRTLSSNPSPASPATASGKRRRVDRNA; encoded by the exons atggacgacgaaatcgtttgGACACCCGAATTAGAGATAGAGCTCTTTCACAGCATGCAAGGACATAAACCAGTAG GCGTTAGTCGACACTTTCAGATGGTACACATACACGACAAATTGAGTCGAGCAACGAATCGCACGTTTACAATCACGCAGATTTGGGATCATCTAAAGTCGATGTACAATCTCGACGAATTG AATGATCTCGAATCGAATCCTTTTCCAATGGATCAAAAGGATTTTTGCCTACCAGAGGACTATGGATGCGAATTAGATAACGATG ATAAAGTTGCTCCTGCGTTGAAAAGTGGAAGTATTCCTCCGAGTCCTATTTTACCCGAGTCTCCAGGCACtggaaggagaaaacgaacgCGTACTCTATCGTCGAATCCGTCGCCCGCTTCTCCCGCCACGGCGAGtggaaaacgtcgtcgggtTGATAGAAATGCATAG
- the LOC136197310 gene encoding CYFIP-related Rac1 interactor B-like, with protein sequence MGNLLNLLTDRNESPKYDVFLDFEDAQPKAEEMSTHQKVLATLERSSRILEELRSYEGAGEQIRQAISNPKSDDFQQSAWRSVCPLVAQLKSFYEHSLELEKAFVVLLEVLTTSDLRPLDHLREQQALVKQFAEILHFTLTFDDLKMTNPSIQNDFSYYRRTLNKMKMSNDVREGDKDPSDLAGVSNEMANRMSLFYAYPTPVLKTLSEATAKFVEDHKDLPIDNTTECLSTMATVCKIMIENPEYKERLRNEESALYCLRVMVGVIILYDHVHPVGAFAKKAAIDIRGSIKVLRDYPVQSQVESLINALRYTTKHLNDETTPKLVKSLLAE encoded by the exons ATGGGAAACTTGCTCAATTTGCTGACGGATCGCAATGAATCGCCCAAatacgacgtctttctcgacttcgaag ATGCCCAGCCGAAAGCCGAGGAAATGTCGACTCATCAAAAAGTGCTAGCGACACTGGAACGATCCTCACGCATACTCGAAGAATTGCGCTCGTACGAGGGTGCAGGCGAACAAATTCGCCAGGCCATATCCAATccgaaaagcgacgattttcagCAGTCGGCATGGCGATCGGTTTGCCCGCTCGTCGCTCAATTGAAATCATTTTATGAGCATTCACTCGAATTAG aaaaagCTTTTGTCGTGTTATTAGAAGTTTTGACAACGTCGGATTTAAGACCTTTAGATCATTTGAGGGAACAGCAG GCTTTGGTGAAACAATTCGCCGAAATTCTACATTTCACGTTGACGTTCGATGATCTAAAA ATGACGAATCCGTCGATTCAAAACGATTTCAGTTACTACAGACGAACCCTGaacaaaatgaaaatgagCAATGACGTA AGAGAAGGTGATAAAGATCCCTCCGATTTGGCTGGCGTTAGCAACGAAATGGCTAATCGAATGTCCCTCTTCTATGCCTATCCGACACCCGTTCTCAAAACGCTTAGCGAAGCCACAGCCAAATTTGTTGAAGAc CATAAGGATTTGCCTATTGATAATACCACCGAGTGCCTAAGTACCATGGCAACGGTGTGCAAGATCATGATTGAGAACCC TGAGTATAAGGAGAGATTGAGAAATGAGGAAAGCGCTTTGTATTGCCTTCGCGTCATGGTTGGCGTCATCATTCTTTATGATCACGTGCATCCGGTGGGCGCTTTTGCAAAAAAGGCGGCTATTGAT ATACGGGGCTCTATCAAAGTGCTGAGAGACTATCCGGTGCAAAGTCAAGTCGAGAGTCTCATCAATGCTCTTAG ATATACTACGAAGCATTTGAATGATGAAACGACGCCAAAACTGGTGAAATCTTTGCTAGCTGAATAA